A genomic region of Leptolyngbya sp. NIES-2104 contains the following coding sequences:
- a CDS encoding ATP-dependent Clp protease ATP-binding subunit — protein sequence MFDKFTERTIKVVNMAQVEARRLGHNYVGTEQLLIGLIATRPSIAAQVLADLDITLEDAQEQVQAVIGRGTGLARIETPFTPRSRRVLELSLQEAQQLGHSQVEPEHLLLAIVQDEAGLATQILQRLGVERVEVRVNVLQAISEAKPILKGNSSGRKNTPVLNECGANLTELAALGRLDPVVGRQQEVERMIQILGRRMKNNPILIGEPGVGKTALAEGLAQRIIDRDVPESLLNQQILTLNIGTLLAGTKYRGEFEERLKTIMKEVRSSGNIILVIDEVHTLLGAGSAQGSLDAANILKPALARGDLRCIGATTLDEYRQYFEQDAALERRFQPVMIDEPSVEETILILQGLRSRYEQHHRLEISDLALEAAAKLADRYISDRLLPDKAIDLMDEAGSRARILHGKQFTLDKSVSEKFKQLALTKAGAIAQQDFKLASELRSSELALRTEVKAESSPVVVNEVDIAEIVSAWTGVPVNKVTEIESEQLMQMEDVLHQRLIGQEEAVSAIARATRRARVGLSNPNRPIASFIFSGPTGVGKTELVKALATCFFGSESAMIRLDMSEFMEKHTVSKLIGSPPGYVGYSEGGQLTEAVRRKPYTVVLFDEIEKAHPDVFNLLLQILEDGRLTDAKGRTVNFKNTLLVMTSNVGSKVIQKGGGGLGFEVSDNVPEASYRRTVTLVNEELKQYFRPEFLNRLDDIIVFRQLTHNEVRQIADLLLQEFADRLLEQGITLEVSDRVKDRLVEAGYHPEQGARPLRRAITRILEDSLAEAILSGRVKSGDAVKVDVDANGQIEIV from the coding sequence GTGTTTGATAAATTTACAGAGAGAACCATTAAAGTTGTGAACATGGCGCAGGTGGAAGCCCGTCGCCTTGGACACAACTATGTGGGGACAGAACAACTTTTAATCGGTTTAATTGCGACACGACCGAGCATTGCTGCACAAGTTTTAGCAGATCTAGACATTACCTTAGAAGACGCACAAGAACAAGTGCAAGCGGTGATTGGTCGAGGCACAGGGTTGGCTCGAATTGAGACACCGTTTACTCCCCGGAGTCGGCGTGTTCTAGAACTGTCTTTGCAGGAGGCGCAGCAGTTAGGGCATAGTCAGGTAGAGCCAGAGCATTTACTCCTCGCGATCGTACAAGATGAGGCAGGATTAGCGACTCAAATCTTACAACGATTAGGTGTGGAGCGGGTTGAAGTTCGAGTGAATGTGCTGCAAGCTATCTCTGAAGCGAAACCCATTTTGAAAGGCAATAGTTCCGGTCGCAAGAATACGCCAGTTTTGAATGAGTGCGGCGCGAATCTGACAGAACTTGCAGCTTTGGGAAGGCTTGATCCAGTCGTGGGTCGTCAGCAGGAAGTAGAGCGGATGATTCAGATTCTGGGTCGTCGTATGAAGAACAATCCGATTTTGATCGGTGAACCGGGTGTTGGAAAAACTGCTTTAGCTGAAGGACTCGCGCAACGGATTATCGATCGAGATGTGCCCGAATCGCTGCTCAATCAGCAAATTCTCACATTGAACATTGGAACATTGTTAGCGGGAACGAAGTATCGGGGTGAGTTTGAGGAACGTCTCAAAACCATCATGAAAGAAGTGCGATCGTCAGGCAATATCATTTTAGTGATTGACGAAGTTCACACCCTACTGGGGGCGGGTTCTGCTCAAGGATCGCTCGATGCTGCGAATATTCTGAAACCTGCTCTAGCACGAGGCGATTTGCGCTGTATTGGAGCGACAACACTTGATGAATATCGTCAGTATTTTGAGCAAGATGCGGCGTTAGAACGGCGATTTCAGCCTGTGATGATCGATGAGCCTAGTGTTGAAGAAACGATTTTAATTCTGCAAGGGTTGCGGAGTCGCTACGAGCAGCACCATCGATTAGAAATTTCAGATTTAGCACTAGAAGCAGCGGCGAAACTTGCCGATCGATATATTTCGGATCGATTGCTTCCCGATAAAGCGATCGACTTAATGGATGAAGCGGGATCTCGCGCTCGAATTCTTCACGGTAAACAATTTACGCTTGATAAGAGCGTGAGTGAAAAATTCAAACAGCTTGCACTCACCAAAGCAGGCGCGATCGCACAACAAGACTTCAAACTTGCTAGTGAACTGCGATCGAGTGAATTGGCACTACGAACAGAGGTGAAAGCTGAAAGTTCTCCGGTCGTAGTGAATGAGGTTGATATTGCTGAGATTGTTTCAGCTTGGACGGGTGTTCCAGTCAACAAAGTTACCGAAATCGAGTCGGAACAATTGATGCAGATGGAAGACGTGTTGCATCAACGACTGATTGGACAAGAAGAAGCAGTGAGCGCGATCGCACGTGCAACTCGACGCGCAAGAGTGGGATTGAGCAATCCGAATCGCCCGATCGCATCGTTTATTTTCTCAGGTCCAACCGGAGTGGGCAAAACTGAATTAGTCAAAGCCTTAGCGACCTGCTTTTTTGGATCTGAATCTGCGATGATTCGATTAGATATGTCCGAGTTTATGGAGAAACATACCGTTTCTAAGCTGATTGGTTCTCCGCCTGGATATGTGGGCTATAGCGAAGGTGGACAGCTAACCGAAGCAGTCCGACGTAAACCTTACACCGTTGTGCTATTCGATGAAATCGAAAAAGCACATCCTGATGTGTTTAACCTACTGCTACAAATTCTAGAAGATGGTCGCCTCACAGATGCAAAAGGTCGAACGGTGAACTTCAAGAATACGTTGCTGGTGATGACCTCGAATGTTGGCTCGAAGGTGATCCAAAAAGGCGGAGGTGGGCTTGGCTTTGAAGTCTCTGACAATGTACCAGAGGCATCTTATCGACGCACTGTGACGTTAGTCAATGAAGAATTGAAGCAGTACTTTCGTCCAGAATTTCTCAATCGTTTAGATGACATTATTGTGTTCCGACAACTGACGCACAATGAAGTCAGACAAATTGCTGATCTCTTACTTCAGGAATTTGCAGATCGACTGTTAGAACAGGGCATCACGTTAGAAGTCAGCGATCGCGTTAAAGACCGTCTTGTCGAAGCAGGTTATCACCCGGAGCAAGGCGCACGTCCGTTACGACGGGCAATTACTCGCATCCTTGAAGATAGTTTGGCTGAGGCGATTCTTTCGGGTCGGGTGAAGTCGGGTGATGCCGTAAAAGTCGATGTCGATGCTAATGGACAGATCGAGATTGTTTGA
- a CDS encoding pentapeptide repeat-containing protein: MNTKEILSRYAAGQRDFRNMNMMAVNFRSMNLVGINLSGANLSKANLTKTNLSHANLTGAILTGATLTEANLTRTNLTDANLSGTNLNEANLRQTYLKGAILPDGIDRTMLSNRPKVPQV; the protein is encoded by the coding sequence ATGAATACGAAGGAAATTCTGAGCCGATATGCTGCTGGACAACGCGATTTTCGCAACATGAACATGATGGCAGTCAATTTCAGAAGTATGAATCTGGTCGGAATCAATCTGAGTGGTGCGAACTTATCAAAGGCAAACCTCACAAAGACGAACCTGAGTCACGCGAATCTTACAGGCGCAATTTTGACCGGGGCAACGCTAACCGAGGCAAACTTGACTAGAACGAATCTGACCGATGCAAATCTGAGCGGCACCAATTTGAATGAAGCCAATCTGCGCCAGACGTATCTTAAAGGTGCAATTTTGCCGGATGGAATCGATCGTACAATGCTCTCGAATCGTCCTAAAGTGCCACAAGTCTAA
- a CDS encoding RNA-binding protein codes for MSIYVGNLSYDVMQDNLSEIFAEYGTVKRVQLPTDRETGRVRGFAFVEMASEVEEEAAIEALNGAEWMGRDLTVNKAKPREDRGFSGGSRGGSRY; via the coding sequence ATGTCGATCTACGTGGGTAATCTCTCTTACGACGTGATGCAGGATAATCTCAGCGAGATTTTTGCGGAATATGGAACGGTCAAGCGGGTTCAGCTCCCGACTGATCGAGAAACTGGACGAGTTCGGGGCTTTGCGTTTGTCGAAATGGCATCGGAGGTCGAGGAAGAAGCAGCGATCGAGGCTCTGAATGGTGCAGAGTGGATGGGGCGCGATTTGACCGTCAATAAAGCGAAGCCGCGTGAAGACAGAGGCTTTTCGGGTGGAAGCAGAGGCGGTTCTCGATATTAG
- a CDS encoding chlorophyll a/b-binding protein, translated as MQSNKATNLPPVATEYNGVDRNAFLFGFNPQAELWNGRLAMIGFAAYLLWDLAGFSVLRNVLHLIK; from the coding sequence ATGCAATCGAACAAAGCGACCAACTTACCGCCCGTTGCTACGGAATACAATGGTGTCGATCGCAATGCTTTCCTTTTCGGCTTCAATCCCCAAGCAGAACTTTGGAATGGACGTTTAGCGATGATCGGGTTTGCTGCTTATCTATTGTGGGATTTGGCAGGCTTTAGTGTTTTACGGAATGTTCTGCACTTGATTAAGTAG
- a CDS encoding DNA polymerase III subunit alpha: MSFVGLHIHSDYSLLDGAGQLSKLVDCAVELEMPAIALTDHGVMYGAIELIKTCQGKGIKPIIGNEMYVINGDITKQERRPKYHQVVLAKNTEGYKNLVKLTTISHLKGVQGKGIFSRPCINKDLLAEYHEGLIVTSACLGGEVPQAILQGKPEIARRIAAWYKELFGDDYYLEIQDHGLLEERFVNPEIIKIAKEFDIKIIATNDSHYVSCFDVEAHDALLCIQTGKLISEEKRLRYTGTEYLKSAEEMRSLFRDHLPQDIIETAIANTIEVANKVEEYNLLGGESRLPDYPIPPGFTADSYIEKLAWEGLIQRQKRNSRDEITQEYCDRLVYELNMLKQMGFSTYFLVVWDYIKYARDNKIPVGPGRGSAAGSLVAYSLGITNIDPVHHGLLFERFLNPERKSMPDVDTDFCIDRRDEVIKYVTEKYGKERVAQIITYNRMNSKAILRDVARVLNIPLSEANSMAKQIPVFRGKSTKLKKMVSPTETPSKEFSQKYQQDQVIPGTNPAITYRRWLDMAMRIEGTNKAVGVHAAGVVIASEPLDEIVPLEVTKDGGIVTQYAMEDIEALGLLKMDFLGLKNLTMIEKTIELIEQSRKVKLDLDSLPLDDPEVYKLLSKGELEGIFQLESSGMRQIVRDLKPDGIDDISSVLALYRPGPLDAKLIPKFINRKHGREKIDYAHEILQPILKETYGIMVFQEQIMKIAQDMAGYSLGQADLLRRAMGKKKKSEMEKHQALFVKGAKERGVSTKTAEELFEQMVLFAEYCFNKSHSMAYGYVTFQTAYLKANYPVEYMAAILTTNSGEQDKVQRYIATCHNLGIKVLPPDINRSGIDFTPIGDAILFGLSAVRNVGMSAIEAILQARNETGHFKSLADLCDRVDSRAVNKRALEALIHCGAFDSIEPNRQQLAHNLEMIMDWAQSRARDRASGQGNLFDLFGGATQKNSFETAPKGAIVSEYPSQEKLRLEKEVLGFYISDHPLKQLQDSARVLAPISLGSLATCREGASVSAIIMITAVKRVTTKKGDAMAVIQIEDLTGRSEAVVFPKCFERIGSLIEPDARLMVWGKIDKRDEDQFQFIVEDAEPLDDVKMVMVELEPKVADDAVQRHRLKTVLQENGDRDHAKVSVIAIVGTSVRSQIVRFGSQFRVQDEQATVTALEKAGFKARVSSLV, translated from the coding sequence ATGTCTTTCGTCGGTCTGCATATTCACAGTGATTACAGTTTGTTAGACGGTGCGGGGCAGTTGTCGAAATTGGTCGATTGCGCCGTTGAACTTGAAATGCCCGCGATCGCGCTAACGGATCACGGGGTGATGTATGGCGCGATCGAACTGATCAAAACGTGTCAAGGCAAAGGAATTAAGCCGATCATCGGGAACGAGATGTATGTGATCAACGGCGACATCACTAAGCAAGAACGCCGCCCGAAGTATCACCAGGTGGTCTTGGCGAAGAACACTGAAGGTTATAAGAATTTAGTCAAACTCACGACGATTTCGCACCTTAAAGGGGTTCAAGGCAAAGGGATTTTCTCGCGTCCTTGTATCAACAAAGATTTACTCGCTGAATATCACGAAGGTTTGATCGTGACCAGTGCTTGTCTCGGTGGTGAAGTGCCACAAGCGATTCTGCAAGGAAAGCCCGAAATTGCGCGGAGAATTGCCGCTTGGTACAAAGAGCTATTTGGCGACGATTACTATTTGGAAATTCAAGATCACGGATTGTTAGAAGAACGATTTGTCAATCCTGAAATCATCAAAATTGCAAAAGAATTCGACATCAAAATCATTGCGACGAATGATTCGCACTATGTTTCTTGTTTTGACGTGGAAGCTCATGATGCTTTGTTGTGTATTCAAACTGGAAAGCTGATTTCTGAAGAAAAACGGCTGAGATACACGGGAACTGAGTATCTCAAATCAGCAGAAGAAATGCGATCGCTCTTCCGCGATCATTTACCGCAGGACATCATTGAAACTGCGATCGCGAACACGATCGAAGTCGCGAACAAAGTCGAAGAATACAATTTGCTAGGCGGTGAATCTCGACTGCCTGACTATCCGATCCCGCCAGGGTTTACAGCCGATAGTTACATCGAGAAACTTGCTTGGGAAGGTCTGATCCAGCGTCAGAAGCGAAATTCGCGGGATGAGATCACTCAGGAATATTGCGATCGCTTAGTCTATGAGTTAAATATGCTCAAACAGATGGGATTCTCAACTTACTTTCTAGTGGTTTGGGACTACATCAAATATGCACGCGACAATAAAATCCCGGTTGGTCCTGGACGGGGTTCTGCTGCTGGATCATTAGTTGCTTATTCGCTCGGAATCACGAACATTGATCCGGTGCATCATGGATTGTTATTTGAGCGATTCTTGAATCCAGAGCGGAAATCGATGCCGGACGTGGACACGGATTTTTGTATCGACAGGCGTGATGAAGTGATCAAGTACGTGACTGAAAAGTACGGTAAAGAGCGAGTCGCGCAAATCATCACTTACAACCGAATGAACTCGAAAGCGATTCTTCGAGATGTAGCGCGAGTATTGAACATTCCACTCAGCGAAGCGAATTCGATGGCGAAACAAATTCCAGTGTTTCGCGGTAAGTCTACGAAGCTCAAAAAGATGGTGTCCCCGACCGAAACACCCTCGAAAGAATTCAGCCAAAAATACCAGCAAGATCAAGTCATTCCAGGAACAAATCCAGCGATTACTTATCGTCGCTGGCTCGATATGGCAATGCGAATCGAAGGAACCAACAAAGCCGTTGGTGTTCATGCTGCGGGTGTTGTGATTGCTTCAGAACCGCTCGATGAAATTGTTCCATTAGAAGTCACCAAAGATGGTGGCATCGTGACTCAGTACGCAATGGAAGACATCGAAGCATTAGGACTGCTAAAAATGGACTTCCTGGGACTGAAGAATCTCACAATGATCGAAAAGACGATCGAGCTAATTGAACAAAGCCGCAAAGTGAAGCTGGATCTCGATAGTCTTCCGCTCGATGATCCTGAAGTCTATAAGCTGTTATCTAAAGGCGAACTCGAAGGTATCTTCCAGCTTGAATCGTCTGGAATGCGTCAGATTGTTCGCGATCTAAAACCCGATGGAATCGATGACATTTCCTCGGTTCTAGCGCTATATCGTCCGGGTCCACTCGATGCAAAACTAATTCCAAAGTTCATCAATCGCAAACACGGACGCGAAAAAATTGACTATGCTCATGAAATTCTGCAACCGATTTTGAAAGAGACATACGGGATCATGGTCTTCCAAGAGCAGATCATGAAAATTGCTCAGGACATGGCAGGCTATTCGCTCGGACAAGCGGATCTATTGCGTCGAGCAATGGGTAAAAAGAAAAAGTCTGAGATGGAAAAGCACCAAGCATTGTTTGTCAAAGGTGCAAAAGAGCGAGGTGTTTCTACTAAAACTGCTGAGGAACTATTCGAGCAGATGGTATTGTTCGCTGAATATTGCTTCAACAAATCCCATTCAATGGCATACGGTTATGTTACTTTCCAGACTGCTTATCTGAAAGCGAACTATCCGGTCGAATATATGGCAGCTATCTTAACCACCAATAGCGGTGAACAAGATAAAGTGCAGCGATACATTGCCACCTGTCATAATCTTGGAATCAAAGTATTACCACCCGATATCAATCGATCGGGAATTGACTTTACACCGATCGGGGATGCGATTCTCTTCGGACTGTCTGCGGTGCGGAACGTGGGAATGAGCGCGATCGAAGCCATTCTCCAAGCCCGAAACGAAACGGGTCACTTCAAATCCCTAGCGGATTTGTGCGATCGCGTGGATTCTCGTGCTGTCAACAAACGAGCCTTAGAAGCGTTGATTCACTGTGGAGCCTTCGACTCAATCGAACCAAATCGCCAGCAGCTTGCCCACAATCTCGAAATGATTATGGACTGGGCACAATCGAGAGCACGCGATCGAGCCAGTGGACAAGGGAACTTATTCGATTTATTCGGTGGCGCGACTCAGAAAAACAGCTTTGAAACGGCTCCGAAAGGCGCGATCGTTTCCGAGTATCCCTCTCAAGAAAAGCTCCGACTTGAAAAAGAAGTCCTCGGCTTTTATATCTCCGATCATCCGCTGAAACAATTACAAGACTCGGCAAGAGTGTTAGCGCCGATTAGCTTAGGTAGCTTAGCAACCTGTCGAGAAGGAGCAAGCGTGAGCGCGATCATCATGATTACTGCGGTGAAGCGTGTCACAACCAAAAAAGGGGATGCAATGGCAGTGATTCAGATCGAAGATCTAACGGGTCGATCCGAAGCGGTTGTTTTTCCGAAATGCTTTGAGCGAATTGGTAGCTTAATCGAACCCGATGCGCGATTGATGGTCTGGGGCAAGATCGATAAGCGGGATGAAGACCAGTTCCAGTTCATTGTGGAAGATGCAGAACCACTCGATGATGTAAAAATGGTCATGGTTGAACTTGAACCCAAAGTTGCAGATGATGCGGTTCAACGCCATCGATTGAAAACAGTGTTGCAGGAAAATGGCGATCGAGATCATGCAAAAGTTTCGGTGATTGCGATCGTCGGCACCTCAGTTCGCAGTCAGATTGTTCGATTCGGCTCACAGTTCCGCGTTCAAGATGAACAGGCAACTGTGACCGCCTTGGAGAAAGCAGGATTCAAGGCGAGAGTGTCATCCTTGGTTTAA
- a CDS encoding DUF2721 domain-containing protein — MSINDPTQLIQLILNSVLMLLACAFVLGGLLLRRSVIENRLQITNVEYFQILDRFDQSNRSLMLQKQIRHLQQRVKSANNGILILYYALGLFVASTFILSIRTVVSLEWLVTGSMALFVAGTAILLFSVAIVLVDLHHSDRPFWQEMRDILASDVPRKRRIKKIQTRRKVVIR; from the coding sequence ATGAGTATAAACGACCCGACACAATTGATTCAACTCATTCTTAATTCGGTGCTGATGTTACTCGCCTGTGCGTTTGTCCTGGGTGGGTTACTGCTGCGGCGAAGCGTGATTGAAAATCGCCTGCAAATTACCAATGTCGAATATTTTCAAATTTTGGATCGGTTCGATCAGTCTAATCGATCGTTGATGCTCCAAAAACAGATTCGCCACCTGCAACAGCGAGTAAAGTCCGCCAACAACGGCATTCTAATCTTGTATTACGCGCTGGGCTTGTTTGTTGCCAGTACGTTTATCTTGTCGATTCGGACAGTGGTGAGTCTCGAATGGCTTGTCACCGGATCGATGGCGCTATTTGTAGCGGGAACGGCAATTTTGCTGTTTAGTGTTGCGATCGTACTGGTTGATTTACATCACAGCGATCGACCATTTTGGCAAGAAATGCGGGACATTCTCGCGTCGGATGTCCCTCGAAAACGCCGGATCAAAAAGATCCAGACTCGTCGGAAGGTTGTGATTCGTTAA
- a CDS encoding Uma2 family endonuclease gives MIQALRQTVTFDEFIERYPEHSEVRYELHQGVIVEMPKPKGPHSFVAGFTVAELNFEIRRLGVPYAIPKECIVRSADRDSAYEPDAIVLDKQAIVNETRWEKSSVIENGASIKLIVEVVSTNWRDDYFKKFADYEALGIQEYWIVDYAGLGGRRFVGNPKQPTLVVCALVDGEYEMQAFRENDRILSPTFPELTLTASQISAAQS, from the coding sequence ATGATTCAGGCACTTCGACAAACCGTGACGTTTGATGAATTCATTGAGCGGTATCCAGAGCATTCAGAGGTGCGCTATGAACTGCACCAAGGGGTCATTGTTGAAATGCCAAAACCGAAGGGACCTCATTCGTTTGTCGCTGGCTTTACAGTTGCTGAACTGAATTTTGAAATTCGTCGCCTCGGAGTGCCATACGCGATTCCAAAAGAATGTATTGTGCGTTCTGCCGATCGAGATTCCGCGTATGAACCTGATGCAATTGTTTTAGATAAGCAAGCGATCGTGAATGAAACTCGCTGGGAAAAGTCATCGGTGATCGAAAATGGTGCTTCGATCAAGCTGATTGTGGAAGTAGTGAGTACGAATTGGCGAGATGACTATTTCAAGAAATTCGCGGATTATGAAGCATTGGGAATTCAAGAGTATTGGATCGTGGACTATGCAGGGCTAGGAGGAAGGCGCTTTGTTGGCAATCCTAAACAGCCGACTTTGGTTGTTTGCGCTTTGGTTGATGGGGAATATGAGATGCAAGCATTTCGAGAAAACGACCGCATTCTCTCCCCGACTTTTCCCGAACTGACGCTAACCGCATCACAGATTTCCGCTGCACAGTCTTGA
- the map gene encoding type I methionyl aminopeptidase: MLCQQEPVMNLQNLLSIAKPASQHRGIVLLSARELDKMRTVGKLAAQLLNHLEPLVKPGVSTQELNDEADRWMKDHGAISATLGYAPPNHPPYPGSICTSINEVVCHGIPSPKQILKDGDILNIDVTPILEGYHGDTSRMFMVGEVSEKARKLVEVTKEAMMRGIAEVKPGARVGDIGAAIQEYAEANGFSVVRDMVGHGVGRVFHTEPQIPHFGKRGTGVKLRSGMVFTIEPMLNEGTYELKFLSDRWTVITKDKKLSAQFEHTIAVTDDGYEILTLP, encoded by the coding sequence ATGCTGTGCCAGCAAGAACCTGTGATGAATCTCCAAAATTTATTATCGATCGCTAAACCCGCTTCTCAACATCGCGGCATTGTTTTACTGTCCGCCCGCGAACTCGACAAAATGCGAACCGTGGGAAAACTTGCAGCACAGTTATTGAATCATCTTGAACCCTTGGTCAAACCAGGAGTCAGCACTCAGGAATTGAACGACGAAGCCGATCGCTGGATGAAAGATCATGGAGCTATCAGCGCCACTTTAGGCTATGCGCCTCCGAATCATCCACCCTATCCCGGTTCGATTTGCACCAGTATTAACGAAGTGGTGTGTCACGGCATTCCTAGCCCGAAGCAAATTCTAAAAGATGGCGACATTCTCAACATTGATGTCACTCCGATTCTTGAGGGGTATCACGGTGATACGTCTCGAATGTTTATGGTGGGTGAAGTGTCGGAGAAGGCTCGGAAGTTAGTCGAAGTCACCAAAGAAGCAATGATGCGCGGGATTGCTGAAGTGAAACCGGGCGCGAGAGTCGGTGATATCGGTGCGGCGATTCAGGAATATGCTGAGGCGAATGGATTTTCTGTGGTGCGGGATATGGTCGGGCATGGTGTAGGGCGGGTGTTTCATACTGAGCCGCAGATTCCGCACTTTGGAAAGCGGGGGACTGGGGTGAAATTGCGATCGGGAATGGTGTTTACAATCGAACCGATGCTAAATGAAGGAACGTACGAACTGAAGTTTTTAAGCGATCGCTGGACTGTGATTACGAAAGATAAGAAACTCTCGGCGCAGTTCGAGCATACGATCGCGGTGACTGATGATGGCTATGAGATCCTGACGTTACCTTAA
- a CDS encoding CopG family transcriptional regulator, with protein sequence MGGKTDLERVVAYVPPEWKKELEAWAEADERSVSWLVAKLIEKALEERQKARSIANTRP encoded by the coding sequence ATGGGCGGTAAAACAGATTTAGAGCGGGTTGTTGCTTACGTGCCTCCGGAGTGGAAAAAAGAGCTAGAAGCCTGGGCGGAAGCAGATGAACGATCGGTGTCGTGGTTAGTGGCGAAACTGATTGAGAAAGCTTTAGAAGAACGGCAGAAAGCAAGGTCGATCGCTAACACTCGTCCCTAG
- a CDS encoding DM13 domain-containing protein, with protein MRLRFYALSNLLTLFLVSCAAPPSSQSNPTAASPIATSTSSDVIAAGSFNKGEHSTKGGVQIVNQNGKRFLQLDQQFETSILGPDLVVILHRSANVLGETNPPFYSLKSGSYVILARLKQFNGAQTYEIPSNINPNDYKSVAIWCRQFNATFGAATLKA; from the coding sequence ATGAGACTACGATTCTACGCACTTTCAAACCTTTTAACACTGTTTCTGGTCAGTTGTGCCGCTCCTCCTTCTTCGCAGTCCAATCCGACAGCCGCAAGCCCGATCGCAACTTCGACTAGTTCAGATGTGATTGCTGCCGGAAGCTTTAACAAGGGTGAGCATTCGACAAAAGGGGGCGTTCAGATCGTCAATCAAAACGGCAAGCGCTTTCTACAGCTTGATCAACAGTTTGAAACCTCGATTCTTGGACCCGATTTAGTCGTTATCTTACACCGCTCTGCCAATGTACTCGGAGAAACCAATCCTCCGTTTTATAGTCTAAAGAGTGGAAGCTATGTGATTCTTGCGCGGCTCAAACAGTTCAACGGCGCACAGACTTACGAAATTCCCAGCAATATTAATCCGAATGATTACAAATCGGTTGCGATTTGGTGTCGGCAATTTAACGCGACATTCGGAGCAGCAACCTTGAAAGCTTAG